In one window of Mercurialis annua linkage group LG4, ddMerAnnu1.2, whole genome shotgun sequence DNA:
- the LOC126676146 gene encoding protease Do-like 8, chloroplastic, which produces MQMLACNYSCSLPKSSHNLHGIIIIPKRFVFIGRRHLLCSVSNDVVSSNPLIISRAVKDDAESAREEIIRCSPSTTRRMLLASLFMYLGFYPTRYLSAQALGDPSVTLEQVTPPVVPSGALFPTEERIVQLFEKNTYSVVNIFDVTLRPQLNVTGVVEIPEGNGSGVVWDGQGHIVTNYHVIGNALSRNPSSGEVVARVNILASEGVQKNFEGRLVGADRTKDLAVLKVEASDDLLKPIKVGQSSSLKVGQQCLAIGNPFGFDHTLTVGVISGLDRDIFSQTGVTIGGGIQTDAAINPGNSGGPLLDSKGSLIGINTAIFTQTGTSAGVGFAIPSSTVVKIVPQLIQFGKVARAGLNIEIAPDLIANQLNVRNGALVLLVPADSLAAKAGILPTTRGFAGNIVLGDIILAVDDKPVKSKAELYKVLDDYNVGDRVMLKIQRGAENLELPIVLEEKSS; this is translated from the exons atgcAAATGTTGGCATGTAATTATTCATGTTCACTACCAAAATCTTCACATAATCTCCATGGAATCATTATTATCCCAAAGAGATTCGTCTTCATCGGTCGCCGCCATCTTTTGTGCTCTGTCTCTAACGACGTCGTTTCCTCTAACCCCCTCATCATTTCCAG GGCTGTTAAAGATGATGCTGAATCTGCACGTGAGGAAATAATTAGATGTAGTCCTAGCACAACTCGGAGAATGTTGCTTGCAAGTTTGTTCATGTATTTAGGGTTTTATCCTACAAGGTACTTATCAG CACAAGCACTAGGGGATCCGTCTGTGACACTTGAACAAGTTACTCCGCCTGTTGTTCCTTCTGGAGCTCTCTTTCCAACAGAG GAAAGAATTGTCCAGTTATTTGAAAAGAATACTTACTCTGTTGTCAACATTTTTGATGTAACATTGCGCCCACAACTTAATGTAACTGGTGTAGTTGAG ATTCCTGAAGGAAATGGTTCGGGAGTAGTCTGGGATGGACAAGGACATATTGTGACAAATTATCATG TGATAGGCAATGCCCTTTCAAGAAATCCAAGCTCTGGGGAAGTTGTTGCACGAGTTAATATTCTTGCATCAGAAGG GGTACAGAAGAACTTTGAAGGTAGATTAGTTGGTGCTGACCGTACTAAGGACCTCGCTGTCCTTAAG GTAGAAGCATCTGATGATCTGTTGAAGCCAATTAAAGTGGGGCAATCTTCTTCTTTAAAAGTTGGACAGCAGTGTCTTGCAATTGGAAACCCTTTCGGCTTTGATCATACTCTTACAGTAGGGGTAATTAGCGGATTAGATCGTGATATTTTCAGTCAAACTGGAGTGACAATTGGAGGTGGAATTCAAACAGATGCAGCCATCAATCCAGGAAATAG TGGAGGTCCTTTACTTGATTCTAAAGGAAGCCTAATTGGAATCAATACAGCAATTTTTACTCAGACAG GGACATCTGCTGGCGTAGGATTCGCCATTCCATCCTCAACAGTAGTCAAGATTGTACCTCAACTGATTCAATTCGGTAAA GTTGCTCGAGCTGGTTTAAATATAGAAATTGCTCCTGATTTGATTGCAAATCAACTCAATGTTCGGAATGGAGCTCTCGTCCTGCTG GTTCCAGCCGATAGTCTTGCAGCAAAGGCTGGAATACTTCCAACAACAAGAGGTTTTGCCGGAAATATTGTACTTGGAGATATTATTCTTGCAGTTGACGACAAACCT GTTAAAAGCAAAGCAGAGCTGTACAAAGTATTGGATGACTATAATGTTGGGGACAGGGTAATGTTGAAGATTCAGAGAGGTGCTGAGAATTTAGAGCTCCCCATTGTGCTAGAGGAGAAGAGTTcttga
- the LOC126678135 gene encoding DExH-box ATP-dependent RNA helicase DExH18, mitochondrial, which yields MARGPVASLFRAYASKHKPSSSRIFLCNHNFHSLTKFNNWVFQSYHLFELPSHHNNSITSINPNSAPFSSINWRRAFSSFVPHGDNDDSSINLELEGKNSVDFVASGDEIHHVGGTVSDPLDVRDESDNQDIIDSSNSVVKKRNVALIDPIELYQELRNAENHGKIIRSDWDSLQEIFDCFSNSGWAANQALAIYIGRSFFPTACNKFRNFVFKKCSAELAMYLVQLGPSDAAVRFLFPIFVEYCIEEFPDEIKRFRSMLESADLTKPHTWFPFARAMKRKIVYHCGPTNSGKTYNALQRFMEAKKGVYCSPLRLLAMEVFDKVNGLGIYCSLLTGQEKKEVPFSNHVACTVEMVSTDELYDVAVVDEIQMMADPFRGYAWTRALLGLKADEIHLCGDPSVLNIVRNICSETGDELVENHYGRFKPLVVEAKTLTGELKNVRSGDCVVAFSRREIFEVKLAIEKNTKHRCCVIYGALPPETRRQQANLFNDQDNEFDVLVASDAVGMGLNLNIRRVVFYNLSKYNGDKMVPVSASQVKQIAGRAGRRGSRYPDGLTTTLNLDDLNYLIECLKQPFDDIKKVGLFPFFEQVELFAGQLSNVTFPQMLEKFGESCRLDGSYYLCRHDHIKKVANMLEKVQGLSLEDRFNFCFAPVNVRDPKAMYHLLRFASSYSNKAPVAIAMGMPRGSARNDAELLDLETKHQVLSMYLWLSNQFAEETFPYKKKAEAMATEIADLLGESLINARWKPEPKQAEKPKPQQKGDGYDRPSSIIRRYKKRTEEKQSSQESSKKVAV from the exons ATGGCAAGAGGCCCTGTTGCTTCTCTATTTAGAGCCTATGCCTCAAAACATAAGCCTTCTAGCTCTAGAATCTTCCTCTGCAACCATAATTTTCATTCTTTAACGAAATTTAACAACTGGGTATTTCAAAGTTATCATCTTTTTGAGCTCCCATCTCATCATAATAACTCCATAACTTCAATTAACCCTAATAGTGCCCCTTTTAGCTCCATCAATTGGAGAAGGGCATTTTCGTCATTTGTCCCACATGGGGATAATGACGACAGTAGCATTAATTTGGAATTGGAAGGTAAAAATAGTGTAGATTTTGTAGCAAGTGGTGATGAAATTCATCATGTAGGAGGTACTGTTTCTGATCCTTTAGATGTTAGAGATGAATCTGATAACCAGGATATAATAGACAGTAGCAACAGTGTTGTTAAGAAAAGAAATGTGGCGTTGATTGACCCTATAGAATTATATCAAGAGCTTCGAAACGCTGAAAACCATGGTAAGATCATCCGTTCGGATTGGGACAGTCTGCAGGAGATTTTTGATTGCTTTTCCAATTCTGGATGGGCTGCCAATCAGGCTCTGGCAATCTATATTGGCAGGTCGTTTTTCCCGACTGCTTGTAATAAGTTCCGCAACTTTGTCTTTAAGAAATGTTCTGCCGAGCTTGCTATGTATCTGGTTCAGCTTGGTCCTTCTGATGCAGCTGTTAGGTTCCTTTTCCCTATATTTGTTGAATATTGTATAGAGGAGTTCCCTGATGAGATTAAGCGGTTTAGAAGTATGTTAGAGTCGGCTGACCTTACAAAGCCACACACATGGTTTCCTTTTGCGCGGGCGATGAAACGCAAAATTGTTTATCATTGTGGCCCGACGAATAGTGGTAAAACCTACAACGCACTGCAGCGATTTATGGAAGCAAAGAAGGGTGTTTATTGTAGTCCACTTAGGCTTTTGGCAATGGAAGTGTTTGACAAGGTTAATGGCCTCGGGATTTACTGTAGTCTTCTCACTGGACAAGAGAAGAAAGAAGTTCCATTTTCAAACCATGTAGCTTGTACTGTGGAAATGGTGTCGACTGATGAATTATATGACGTGGCTGTTGTTGATGAGATCCAGATGATGGCGGATCCTTTTAGAGGTTATGCATGGACTAGAGCTTTGCTTGGTTTAAAGGCTGATGAGATTCATTTGTGTGGAGATCCAAGTGTTCTGAATATTGTTAGAAATATATGTTCAGAAACTGGGGATGAATTGGTTGAAAACCATTATGGAAGGTTCAAGCCTTTGGTCGTGGAAGCAAAAACACTGACGGGAGAGCTTAAAAATGTACGATCTGGGGACTGTGTGGTTGCCTTTTCAAGAAGAGAAATTTTTGAGGTAAAATTAGCAATTGAGAAAAATACCAAACATCGCTGCTGTGTTATTTATGGCGCCTTACCACCTGAAACTCGTAGACAACAAGCTAATTTATTCAATGATCAAGATAACGAATTTGATGTGCTGGTTGCAAGTGATGCTGTGGGGATGGGTTTGAATCTTAACATTAGAAGGGTAGTATTTTATAACCTTTCAAAGTATAATGGCGACAAAATGGTTCCTGTTTCAGCATCACAGGTGAAGCAGATTGCCGGAAGAGCGGGCAGGAGAGGAAGCCGATACCCAGATGGTCTCACAACCACCCTAAATTTAGATGACCTGAATTACTTGATTGAGTGTTTAAAGCAGCCTTTTGATGATATAAAGAAAGTGggtctttttcctttctttgaGCAGGTTGAATTATTTGCTGGGCAACTTTCGAATGTTACGTTTCCCCAAATGCTTGAAAAGTTTGGTGAAAGCTGCCGTCTTGACGGCTCATACTACTTGTGTAGGCATGATCATATAAAGAAGGTAGCAAATATGCTCGAGAAGGTTCAAGGTCTATCTCTGGAAGATCGCTTTAATTTCTGTTTTGCTCCAGTAAATGTAAGGGATCCAAAAGCAATGTACCATCTTCTTAGGTTTGCTTCTTCATATAGTAATAAGGCCCCTGTTGCTATAGCAATGGGAATGCCAAGAGGATCTGCCCGGAATGACGCTGAGCTACTAGATCTTGAAACCAAACATCAAGTTCTTTCCATGTATCTGTGGCTGTCTAATCAGTTTGCAGAGGAAACTTTTCCGTATAAGAAGAAAGCAGAGGCAATGGCAACAGAAATTGCTGATTTATTGGGTGAATCTCTCATTAATGCTCGCTGGAAACCAGAACCAAAGCAAGCAGAGAAACCGAAGCCTCAGCAAAAAGGAGATGGTTACGACAGGCCTTCATCAATCATTAGAAGATATAAGAA GAGAACAGAAGAAAAACAGTCATCGCAGGAGTCCTCAAAGAAAGTTGCCGTGTAA
- the LOC126676363 gene encoding uncharacterized protein LOC126676363: protein MEISSEDPFLFTSNPLKCNFSPYTAPPNTFDIDHILKTATNDGTNNKNNDLQTNLLKTFILDDKSHLISLSTSLLRFPDGEDDDVTMDHNRAVISKLLHLCCSVNSVNCATSLINGELDGGRAILPSLINEVDISGMSPLHAAAEAHAFRCVEMLLKKRARTDLRTKDGRGLLPLELSLYKTRKDMIWNPDDHTIEELMVELSDKDLRSVRLLIEKTKEFDDVAYRSAVEGRVVDLAVLLVVAAKKINELIIEVQGADLNSKIKTTIFECVIEEALGRGSGGTSAKLKYSDGLVSNKEEEVEAKEGDRKRKLLLFQIELLQLFGVVALTSGTDKKLTSPLILASQVKDEAIIELLLKTNIDIINDVDADGNSALHWCLRTTKGMSMKQIRIMMLLLRNGAKVNQKNKLGLTAVHIAAGNGNMQALKTLLAEDPDTVNCKTETKETPLYFAVKNDHKYCVEALLRWGASTEVFNLRKQRPVDLAQSQDMRFLLNPTNISLTNSSLPIRHRYTVCLQGDEVISETCEELFPMTNEGKITDRTCPSMKTEICKYFESPTGCARGGKCLFAHDKEELRQMKQRTDAIHSYVTGDPERKIFVGGLPPSVDSDLLRKLFDKKFGSVDDAQVVEVPPGDKKPGDKKQSRGFGFVTFKHKKSVSEAVKEHYIAVMGKQIEIKSAIPKCILLAELQKSTRLHEHEHQHEGKNAMGLTLLEKANVGILSRKTHNGDGEIETELPSYNTEEAKSTSIDMILHGQPHEDASKCHMHRENVPRWLKIFKKWLPTHLQQVAKRNIDYALSSLKADFRIAFGLEMDHASLGFSKLSDFIRTFPDICHTKFMPIGKQKSSNHMILLPSLRKPYSQQLHSLKVQSSSCHATEVRSRSEYEDTKDLQDQDIPSVSSKNGASTDCISKQSHQTPNENSRETPAGDYSMFLQFLIPDSTFHSRPWNLGEYDTCIGVSVAREEQAEKFKGPKPTPQERHVVLEALARKRKNPSAFFLREFDFYDNYKASIVQGRCFGCNQRRVLWANIPCQHLLWCGNCKLEVALAARSSEHKCVVCDIKVQNIDVASLHEYYKSTSDKIDLLPAFNPQLLTQVTSYQFS, encoded by the exons ATG GAAATATCATCGGAAGATCCTTTCTTGTTCACATCAAATCCTCTGAAATGCAACTTTTCCCCTTACACTGCTCCTCCAAATACTTTTGATATCGATCATATCCTCAAAACGGCAACCAATGATGGCactaacaataaaaataatgatcTCCAAACAAATCTCCTTAAAACATTCATACTAGACGACAAATCGCATCTCATTTCTCTCTCCACCTCTCTCCTCCGCTTCCCTGACGGCGAAGATGACGACGTCACAATGGACCATAACCGAGCGGTTATCTCCAAGCTACTACACCTCTGCTGCTCAGTCAACTCAGTCAACTGCGCTACGTCGTTAATCAACGGCGAACTCGACGGAGGACGAGCTATACTACCTTCGCTGATCAACGAGGTTGATATTTCCGGTATGTCTCCGCTGCACGCAGCGGCCGAAGCTCACGCATTTCGTTGTGTGGAGATGCTGCTCAAGAAGCGCGCCCGTACGGACCTCAGGACTAAAGACGGGCGCGGGCTGCTCCCTCTGGAGCTGTCATTGTACAAAACAAG aaaggATATGATTTGGAATCCAGATGATCACACCATAGAAGAGTTAATGGTTGAGCTTAGTGATAAg GATTTGAGGAGTGTGAGACTTTTGATTGAGAAGACGAAGGAGTTTGATGACGTGGCGTATAGAAGCGCAGTGGAAGGGCGTGTAGTGGATTTAGCTGTTCTGTTAGTAGTGGCGGCAAAGAAAATAAATGAGTTGATTATTGAGGTGCAAGGTGCCGATTTGAATTCCAAAATTAAAACCACTATTTTTGAGTGTGTTATTGAAGAGGCGCTAGGCCGTGGTAGCGGAGGTACTTCCGCTAAACTGAAGTATAGTGATGGTCTAGTTAGTAATAAGGAGGAGGAGGTTGAGGCTAAGGAGGGTGACCGGAAACGGAAACTTTTACTGTTCCAGATTGAGTTGCTTCAGCTATTCGGCGTTGTAGCCCTAACTAGCGGCACGGACAAGAAGCTGACGTCACCCTTGATTCTTGCATCACAG GTTAAAGATGAAGCCATAATTGAATTACTTCTGAAGACTAACATAGACATTATCAATGATGTGGATGCTGATGGGAATTCTGCACTTCATTGGTGCCTCAGGACTACTAAGGGAATGAGTATGAAGCAAATCAG GATTATGATGCTGCTACTGCGGAATGGTGCAAAAgtgaaccaaaaaaataaattgggaCTAACTGCAGTCCACATAGCTGCTGGCAATGGTAATATGCAGGCACTTAAG ACACTTTTGGCGGAAGACCCGGATACTGTCAATTGTAAAACGGAAACCAAAGAAACCCCACTGTATTTTGCTGTTAAGAATGACCATAAGTACTGTGTTGAAGCTCTTTTGCGCTGGGGAGCAAGCACAGAAGTCTTTAATTTGAG AAAACAAAGACCTGTGGACTTGGCACAGTCACAGGACATGCGGTTCTTACTTAACCCAACAAATATCAGCCTCA CAAATTCTTCACTTCCAATCCGACATAGATATACAGTATGTTTACAAGGAGATGAGGTGATTTCAGAGACCTGTGAAGAGCTTTTCCCCATGACAAATGAAGGCAAGATCACAGACAG AACTTGCCCCAGTATGAAGACAGAAATCTGCAAATACTTTGAATCTCCTACTGGATGTGCCAGAGGCGGCAAATGCTTGTTTGCACATGATAAGGAGGAGCTTAGGCAGATGAAGCAGAGAACAGATGCAATTCATTCATATGTTACAGGGGACCCTGAACGGAAAATTTTCGTAGGAGGCTTACCTCCTTCAGTGGATTCTG ATTTACTACGGAAACTTTTTGACAAGAAATTTGGTTCAGTAGATGATGCTCAAGTTGTTGAAGTTCCACCGGGAGACAAAAAACCGGGGGACAAGAAACAGTCCAGAGGATTTGGTTTTGTCACCTTCAAACACAAGAAATCTGTTTCAGAAGCTGTGAAAGAACACTACATTGCTGTTATGGGCaagcaaattgaaatcaaaagtgCTATTCCTAAGTGTATTTTACTAGCTGAGCTTCAAAAATCAACCAGACTACATGAGCATGAACATCAGCATGAAGGGAAGAATGCAATGGGATTGACACTCCTTGAAAAGGCGAATGTGGGCATACTCAGCAGAAAAACTCACAATGGCGATGGGGAGATTGAAACGGAATTGCCTAGTTATAACACAGAAGAGGCAAAATCTACGTCAATTGATATGATACTCCATGGTCAACCGCATGAAGATGCTAGTAAATGTCACATGCATAGAGAAAATGTTCCAAGATGGCTCAAAATTTTCAAGAAGTGGCTACCCACTCACTTACAACAGGTAGCAAAGAGAAATATAGATTATGCTCTCTCGTCTCTGAAAGCCGATTTCCGAATTGCATTTGGCCTAGAAATGGATCATGCTTCTCTTGGTTTCTCGAAGCTTAGTGATTTCATCAGAACTTTCCCGGACATTTGTCACACTAAGTTTATGCCTATAGGGAAACAGAAGTCTTCCAATCACATGATACTTCTGCCTAGCCTTCGTAAGCCCTATTCTCAGCAACTTCATTCTCTGAAGGTACAGAGTTCATCTTGCCATGCAACTGAAGTCAGGAGTAGAAGTGAATATGAAGATACCAAGGATCTTCAGGATCAAGATATCCCATCGGTGTCTAGTAAAAATGGCGCCTCAACCGATTGCATCTCTAAGCAATCTCATCAGACACCTAATGAGAATTCAAGGGAGACACCAGCGGGCGACTACTCGATGTTTCTTCAATTTTTGATTCCAGACTCAACGTTTCATTCTCGACCTTGGAATTTAGGCGAGTATGACACATGCATAGGAGTCTCTGTTGCTAGAGAAGAACAAGCAGAGAAGTTCAAGGGACCGAAACCCACGCCTCAAGAACGACATGTGGTTTTGGAAGCCCTTGCTAGAAAGAGGAAAAATCCCTCCGCGTTCTTTCTTCGCGAATTCGACTTTTATGAT AATTACAAGGCAAGCATAGTGCAGGGAAGATGCTTTGGGTGCAACCAGCGGAGGGTACTTTGGGCGAATATTCCATGCCAGCACTTGCTGTGGTGTGGGAACTGTAAACTTGAAGTGGCACTAGCAGCCAGAAGTAGTGAGCACAAGTGTGTGGTGTGTGATATCAAAGTGCAGAATATAGATGTGGCCTCACTGCATGAATACTATAAAAGCACAAGTGACAAAATTGATCTACTCCCGGCTTTTAACCCACAGTTGCTTACTCAAGTAACTTCCTATCAATTCTCTTAG
- the LOC126677857 gene encoding SNF2 domain-containing protein CLASSY 3-like, protein MDYRLPVSARTRSREAKWYKHIYEEIKPTSSSASLIDLHNKEKSFSSGSCQKNYKDISGSASFSGGKKMKKSCSKGRIENGDSFGETNLGDDGDNEEGFDLGASNSESDGVVCLDIDTDDEDSRVKGCKKTPEVEESCSGWKSSFSDDEIVEISGGEESEEITVIGSEQESDEEESDEEESDASDEDYNEGKSDTSFDSVESSGEDDEPEKEQAQNSSGREKTERVKMHSLDDTEIESLGEEETEVLSRQIGIKRKGKNVKMHSLDDSDIVVIDDEESEVSSREFGFKRKGEKAKMGLKRKTNSLEFDSVSKRTRSYNTRQIKYGGSSRISVEETTKQTKREGSSRISVEEDDDSCEQVQDLSKRQPIKKRTRTFNDNEVVKILGNSMFHEDSVICEEKEIAEEAPVEKSEEEKELDTLWNEMALALCANDAVEEETKADVFPKVEPHTADLCQQGNHQFILDEEIGILCKFCSFVDQEIEYYSVPFGKKTLRNSGRRDPFGERSDIVFDKFHDHGNDSKHSYDSCTHERGTVWDIIPGIGKDLHEHQRDGFEFLWKMVAGGIHLDKLKEPSHLDGESGCIISHAPGTGKTRLAIVFLHSYMKLYPTCRPLIIAPCSMLLSWEAEFEKWKVDIPFHNLNQTRFSGKENAVAMRMIKSGQQSVNSIRMVKLYSWKKDKGVLGISYKLFEELGGEENKRGNARCKSNSDVRKALLELPSLVFLDEGHTPRNDQSLIFKALLNIRTDKRIILSGTPFQNNFDELYNTLLLVRPKFADHLSYRGNGFLTKKKRDSGAKKTWTSMTNSIVKDGNNRFEADMLDEVRRTIDSFVHVHKGNILQERLPGLRDSVVILQPISLQKRLLDKIQVEGCAQPLKLEYQISVTSVHPALMSKDSFEEKQKLDPNIGVKTKFLMELILLSKAIGEKVLVFSQYRAPLELIGEQLQSRFNWIEGKEILHMHGAIEADHRQSLIKDFNAKKSDAKVLLASTKACSEGINLVGASRVVLLDVVWNPSVERQAISRAYRLGQEKVVYVYHLIASGTMEEDKYCRQARKERLSELVFYSSDSDNAHSSRRISPDISDDKKDKLLEEIIHRNNLTDILKKIIYQPKEFIFQDSYDLHNL, encoded by the exons atgGATTATAGACTGCCAGTATCTGCAAGAACCAGAAGCAGAGAAGCAAAATGGTATAAGCACATTTATGAAGAGATAAAGCCTACTAGCAGTTCAGCTAGTCTTATAGATCTTCATAATAAGGAGAAGAGTTTTAGTTCAGGGTCttgtcaaaaaaattacaaggacATTTCTGGGTCTGCTAGTTTTAGTGGgggaaaaaagatgaagaaatctTGTTCAAAGGGTAGAATTGAGAATGGTGATAGTTTTGGTGAGACTAATTTGGGTGATGATGGGGATAATGAAGAGGGTTTTGATTTGGGTGCTTCAAATTCTGAATCTGATGGTGTAGTGTGTTTGGATATTGATACTGATGATGAGGATAGTAGGGTGAAGGGTTGTAAGAAGACACCTGAGGTGGAAGAAAGCTGTAGTGGGTGGAAATCTTCATTCAGTGATGATGAGATTGTGGAGATTTCAGGAGGTGAAGAGTCTGAGGAAATCACAGTCATTGGCAGTGAACAAGAGAGTGATGAAGAGGAGAGTGATGAAGAGGAGAGTGATGCATCAGATGAGGATTATAATGAGGGAAAATCTGACACTTCTTTTGATTCTGTGGAGTCTAGTGGTGAGGATGATGAGCCAGAGAAAGAACAAGCTCAGAATTCAAGTGGTAGAGAAAAAACTGAAAGGGTTAAGATGCATAGTTTAGATGATACTGAAATTGAGTCTCTTGGTGAGGAAGAAACTGAGGTTTTGAGCAGACAAATTGGTATTAAGAGAAAGGGGAAAAATGTTAAGATGCATAGCTTAGATGATAGCGACATTGTGGTTATTGATGACGAAGAAAGTGAGGTTTCGAGTAGAGAATTTGGGTTTAAGAGAAAAGGCGAAAAGGCTAAGATGGGATTGAAAAGGAAAACAAACTCTCTGGAGTTTGACTCTGTATCAAAGAGAACAAGATCATATAATACTAGGCAAATTAAGTATGGAGGCAGTAGTCGCATAAGTGTCGAGGAAACTACTAAGCAAACTAAGCGTGAAGGCAGTAGCCGTATAAGTGTGGAGGAAGATGATGATAGCTGTGAGCAAGTGCAGGATCTCTCTAAGAGGCAGCCAATCAAAAAGAGAACCCGTACCTTCAATGATAATGAAGTTGTCAAAATTCTTGGAAATTCTATGTTTCATGAGGACTCAGTGATTTGTGAAGAGAAAGAAATTGCTGAAGAAGCGCCGGTAGAGAAatcagaagaagagaaagagcTGGACACACTTTGGAATGAAATGGCCCTTGCTCTTTGTGCCAATGATGCAGTAGAG GAGGAAACCAAAGCTGATGTTTTTCCTAAGGTTGAACCTCATACAGCTGATCTTTGCCAACAAGGGAATCACCAATTTATTCTTGACGAAGAAATTGGAATATTATGCAAATTTTGCTCATTTGTCGATCAAGAGATCGAATATTATAGTGTACCTTTT GGTAAAAAAACATTGAGAAATTCAGGTCGGAGAGATCCATTTGGAGAAAGGTCTGACATAGTATTTGACAAGTTTCATGACCATGGTAATGACTCAAAGCATAGTTATGATTCTTGCACTCATGAGCGAGGAACAGTGTGGGACATTATTCCTGGTATCGGAAAGGACCTTCATGAACATCAGCGTGATGGTTTTGAATTTCTGTGGAAAATGGTTGCCGGAGGAATTCATCTTGATAAGCTGAAAGAGCCGAGCCATCTCGATGGTGAAAGTGGATGCATCATATCACATGCACCTGGGACAGGAAAAACCCGTTTAGCAATCGTTTTTCTCCACTCCTACATGAAGTTGTATCCAACTTGTAGACCATTGATTATTGCTCCTTGCAGCATGCTGCTTTCTTGGGAAGCAGAATTCGAAAAATGGAAGGTTGACATTCCGTTTCACAATCTAAACCAAACAAGGTTCTCTGGAAAGGAAAATGCAGTTGCTATGAGGATGATAAAATCTGGACAGCAGAGTGTAAACTCCATCCGTATGGTTAAACTCTATTCTTGGAAAAAGGATAAGGGTGTCCTAGGCATTAGCTATAAACTTTTTGAAGAACTTGGTGGAGAAGAAAATAAGAGAGGCAATGCAAGATGTAAATCTAACAGTGATGTGAGAAAAGCCCTCCTTGAACTCCCGAGTCTTGTATTTCTTGATGAAGGACACACGCCACGCAATGACCAAAGTCTTATCTTTAAGGCATTGTTAAACATACGGACGGATAAGCGCATTATTCTCTCTGGAACCCCTTTCCAAAACAACTTTGATGAATTGTATAACACGCTTTTGTTGGTGAGGCCAAAATTTGCAGATCACCTGTCTTACAGAGGTAATGGTTTTCTTACAAAAAAGAAGCGAGACAGTGGAGCAAAAAAGACTTGGACATCAATGACCAATTCCATTGTTAAAGATGGCAACAACAGATTTGAAGCAGATATGTTGGATGAGGTGAGACGGACAATCGACTCCTTTGTGCATGTTCATAAAGGCAATATTCTGCAGGAGAGACTTCCCGGTTTAAGAGATTCTGTGGTTATTTTGCAACCGATCAGTTTGCAAAAACGCCTCCTGGACAAGATTCAAGTAGAAGGATGTGCACAGCCTTTGAAATTGGAGTATCAGATTTCTGTAACTTCTGTACATCCAGCTCTCATGAGTAAGGATTCATTTGAGGAAAAACAAAAGTTGGATCCAAATATTGGAGTCAAGACAAAATTTCTCATGGAGCTTATCTTGCTTAGTAAGGCCATTGGTGAAAAGGTGTTAGTTTTCAGCCAATATCGTGCTCCACTTGAATTGATAGGCGAGCAGCTCCAATCGCGGTTCAATTGGATTGAAGGGAAGGAAATCTTACATATGCATGGAGCCATCGAGGCAGATCATCGCCAATCGCTTATTAAGGATTTCAATGCTAAGAAGAGTGATGCAAAAGTACTGCTTGCATCAACAAAGGCCTGTTCTGAAGGTATAAATTTGGTTGGTGCTTCAAGGGTGGTTTTGCTTGATGTTGTGTGGAATCCATCTGTCGAACGACAGGCTATAAGTCGTGCATATCGGCTCGGGCAAGAGAAGGTTGTATATGTTTATCATCTGATAGCATCTGGAACAATGGAAGAGGATAAATACTGTCGTCAAGCTCGGAAGGAGCGTTTATCGGAGCTGGTATTTTACTCTTCAGATTCAGACAATGCTCACAGTTCACGGAGAATATCGCCCGACATATCCGATGATAAAAAGGACAAACTGCTGGAAGAGATAATCCACCGCAACAATCTGACAGACATACTGAAGAAGATCATTTACCAGCCAAAAGAGTTTATTTTTCAAGACTCTTACGATCTGCATAATCTGTAA